A genomic window from Neorickettsia sennetsu str. Miyayama includes:
- the rpmF gene encoding 50S ribosomal protein L32, with amino-acid sequence MPVPKRKTSPSRRGKRRSHDGLRPENVIVNKTTGEFQRSHHVSLDGFYNGRRVLSPKGKAGSS; translated from the coding sequence ATGCCTGTTCCCAAAAGGAAGACCAGCCCGTCCAGGCGCGGTAAAAGACGTTCCCATGATGGCCTTCGGCCTGAGAATGTTATTGTGAATAAAACTACGGGGGAGTTTCAACGGTCGCACCATGTGTCGTTGGATGGTTTTTACAATGGTAGACGGGTTCTTTCTCCAAAGGGAAAAGCAGGTTCTAGTTGA
- the nuoE gene encoding NADH-quinone oxidoreductase subunit NuoE, whose product MKKRIAHASIQPDKFCFSEENSREVARILAKYPASRKRSAVLPLLHLVQRQHENWIPIAAMDHVAQLLGLPVIKVYEVASFYSMFNTAPVGKHTIRVCRTTPCWLRGSDCLIEAAKRELGIKVGHKTEDNKFSLDEVECLGACVSAPVVQINDDYFENLDERSFLELLSRLK is encoded by the coding sequence ATGAAAAAACGTATTGCTCATGCATCAATTCAACCGGACAAATTCTGCTTTAGTGAAGAGAATTCACGAGAGGTAGCTAGAATCCTTGCTAAATATCCCGCTTCCCGTAAGAGGAGTGCTGTCCTTCCGTTGCTACACCTTGTCCAAAGACAGCATGAAAACTGGATTCCTATCGCTGCAATGGATCATGTTGCACAGTTACTTGGACTACCGGTTATTAAAGTGTATGAAGTGGCGTCTTTCTACAGTATGTTTAATACTGCCCCGGTGGGGAAGCATACCATACGTGTCTGCAGAACCACGCCATGTTGGTTGAGAGGTTCCGATTGTCTAATTGAAGCTGCGAAACGAGAATTAGGGATCAAAGTGGGCCATAAAACCGAAGACAACAAATTTTCTTTAGATGAAGTAGAGTGTCTTGGGGCCTGTGTTAGCGCGCCAGTCGTACAGATTAACGACGACTATTTTGAAAATTTGGACGAAAGGTCTTTTCTCGAGCTTTTATCCAGGCTTAAGTAA